The Gloeobacter morelensis MG652769 genome contains the following window.
CCCAAATTCGGCGAGGCGAATCGGCAGATCCCGGTAGGAGTGCAACCCCGACTTGTAGATCTGGATGTGGAAGGGGCAGTTCATCGGCTTCATCACGAAGCCTTCTTCGGTCCCTTCCTCGTCGCCTGTGGCCATCAGCGGGAACATGTCGTCTTTGTACTTGAACCAGTGGCCGCTGGTCTTGAATAAGTCCACGCGGGCGATGTGGGGGGTAACCACCTGCTGGTAGCCGCGCTTGACTTGCTCCTTGCGCAGAAATTCTTCGAGGGTGTAGCGCAGCAGGGCTCCTTTGGGAGCCCACATCGGCAGACCCGGCCCGACCAGATCCGAGAAGACAAACAGTCCCAATTCGCGGCCGAGTTTGCGGTGGTCGCGCTTTTTGGCCTCCTCTTCGCGGCGCAAAAATTCTTCAAGTTGCTCGGGGGTCTCCCAGGCGGTGCCGTAGATGCGCTGCAGTTGGGCGCGCTTTTCGTCGCCGCGCCAGTAAGCCCCCGCCACCGAGCGCAACTTAAAGGCGTTCGGATGAATTTCGGCGGTCGATTCGACGTGGGGACCGGCGCACAGATCCCACCAGTCGCCGGTGCGGTAGAGGCTCACCGGCGCGTCGGGGTCGAAGCCTTCAAAGAGTTCGAGTTTGTAGGGTTCTCCCAGCGCTTCGAGGCGCTCGCGCATCGCTTCGCGCGGCACTTCCTCGCGCACCATCGGCAACTTCTGCTGCACGATGCGGCGCATCTCTTTTTCGATCTTTTTGAGATCTTCGGGGGTGAAGGGGGTGGGCCGGTCGAAGTCGTAGTAGAAGCCGTTCTCGATGGCCGGGCCGATGGTCACCTTGGTCTCCGGGAAAAGCTTCTGGACCGCCATCGCCAGGATGTGGCTGGTGCTGTGGCGGATCCGGTGCAGTTTTTCGGGGTCGCTTTGCCGGAGGATGTCGTTTTCCATAGCCTTCGAGTCGCACTGCAACCGCCATTGTGGCATTTCAAAGCCTCAAACCGGCCGGACAAAAGCCCCACCGTGAACGACTGGGTGGACCTGAGCCCCAGTTCACCCAGTTTCTCGGTTTCGCCGTCGATCTGGTGCCGGGACGCTGATTCAGCCCTGCTCCGAAAGCCAGGCGATCGCAGCCCTGAGCCAGGCTTCGGTCTGCTCCTCGCCCGCCATCGCCGGGGCGACCGCATCGAGGGCGCGCACGACTTCGCCCGGCGCGAAGCCCAGGGCCAACAGC
Protein-coding sequences here:
- the thrS gene encoding threonine--tRNA ligase, with the protein product MENDILRQSDPEKLHRIRHSTSHILAMAVQKLFPETKVTIGPAIENGFYYDFDRPTPFTPEDLKKIEKEMRRIVQQKLPMVREEVPREAMRERLEALGEPYKLELFEGFDPDAPVSLYRTGDWWDLCAGPHVESTAEIHPNAFKLRSVAGAYWRGDEKRAQLQRIYGTAWETPEQLEEFLRREEEAKKRDHRKLGRELGLFVFSDLVGPGLPMWAPKGALLRYTLEEFLRKEQVKRGYQQVVTPHIARVDLFKTSGHWFKYKDDMFPLMATGDEEGTEEGFVMKPMNCPFHIQIYKSGLHSYRDLPIRLAEFGTVYRYEQSGELGGLTRVRGFTVDDSHLFVTPEQLDDEFKKVVDLIQFVFRSLQLGDGFSARLSFRDPTSDKYIGSDESWEKAQAAILKAAQDLGLKYFVAEGEAAFYGPKLDFIFRDALGREWQLGTVQVDYILPERFELEYVAEDGSRRRPVMIHRAPFGSLERFIGILIEHFAGDFPLWLAPEQVRILPVTDQFVGYAESVKDRLVSLEMRAEVDASSERLGKKIRNGETAKVPVLLVVGESEANSGTVAVRTRVEGEKDKGTLPVEEAIAYLQERLAKRT